AACTCGAACTGGTTGGTCAGCGTCCATACCAGGCTGACCGGCACGCTCCAGCCGCGGTTGAACAGGTCGTCGAATTCGTAGCCAGCCGATAACTCGAAACCGCTGACCACGGCCTCGCCGCCATCGAACTGGTCGCCGATCTGGCCACCGCCGCCGGTCGAGGCGGTCACGGTGCCGACCAGGTTGTCGTAGGCGTTGTAAAAATAAACCACATCGACGGAGGCCAGCCCGCCGCGATAGCGGATGCCGGTTTCAAAGTTGGTGCTCTCTTCCTCGTTGGCCGTGCTACCGGGAGCCGGCGGGTTGTAGCCGCGGTAAACGCCGGCCAGCAGTCGCCAGTCATTATTTAACAGATAGGTCGCGCCCAGTCCGGGGATGACGACCTTGATGTTGTTTACGCGCCGGCGCAGCGGGTTGCCCTGTCTGCCCGGGTCCATCGTGTCGTAGTCCAGCCGTTCCAGCTCCATGCTTTCGAAGCGCACGCCCGGCTGGAAGATCCAGTTGCCGGTCTGGATTTCGTTGTCCAGCCAGACACTGAAGACTTTCGCAGAGCTGACACGGTTGGCCTGGCTGCCGCCGGGGTTGTCGGTGGTCAGCTCAAGCATGCCGGCGGTCATCCGATAACCGTCCTGGTCCTGGAAGCGGTCTTCTTCGTCCTCGTGATAGCCGGCGCCCAGGGTCGCCTGCCAGCGCGTAGCTCCGAGCCACTGAGTTTTGGTGACCGTGGAGCGGATACCGCGCGAATAATACTGGCGATTGTTGTTGCGCAGGGTGAACGCGTCATCGGGGCTGTCGCCACCGCGTATCCAGTCCATTTCCTGCATAAAGCTGCCCGGATCGGCCAGGATTTCGCTTATTCCGATGCCGTTGACATGGCCGAGTTTGAACCAGTTGCGGTTGAAATCGTTGTTATAGGCTGTCGTGATCAGGCTCCAGTCGGCGTTGGCCGGCTCCACGGTCCAGGTCAGCCGATACTGGCGGTTACGGCCTTCGAAGTGGTCGTTTTGCGAGGCTGCGTAACGTTGCAGCGGATCGCCGGCAAAGT
The DNA window shown above is from Pseudomonadota bacterium and carries:
- a CDS encoding TonB-dependent receptor, which produces MHRVSTMGAFLLLAMPVFAQPAPPTESAPPSEPETADQRPLALDPFSILGRLDRFENIAGSAYVVDQKQLAEFDYDDILRVLRSVPGVYVQEEEGFGLRPNIGIRGSGLDRSARIAVLEDGILIAPAPYAAPAAYYFPTQRRMKGVEVLKGPAAISVGPRTTGGAINLRSTAIPDATAVFLSLVAGSDRYQEFYGYAGGSSDRTGWLIETVQQKSDGFKRLADGNTGYQLKDYLAKFRVTSDPSATFFQALEFKFGYTDQAADETYLGLTADDFAGDPLQRYAASQNDHFEGRNRQYRLTWTVEPANADWSLITTAYNNDFNRNWFKLGHVNGIGISEILADPGSFMQEMDWIRGGDSPDDAFTLRNNNRQYYSRGIRSTVTKTQWLGATRWQATLGAGYHEDEEDRFQDQDGYRMTAGMLELTTDNPGGSQANRVSSAKVFSVWLDNEIQTGNWIFQPGVRFESMELERLDYDTMDPGRQGNPLRRRVNNIKVVIPGLGATYLLNNDWRLLAGVYRGYNPPAPGSTANEEESTNFETGIRYRGGLASVDVVYFYNAYDNLVGTVTASTGGGGQIGDQFDGGEAVVSGFELSAGYEFDDLFNRGWSVPVSLVWTLTNQFE